The Onychomys torridus chromosome 4, mOncTor1.1, whole genome shotgun sequence genome includes a window with the following:
- the LOC118582672 gene encoding olfactory receptor 4S2, which yields MASRSYSIGVNNVTEFIFLGLSQNPDVEEVCFLVFSFFYMVIVLGNLLIMLTVCTGNLFKSPMYFFLNFLSFVDICYSSVTAPKMIGDLLVKKKTISYVGCMLQLFGVHFFGCTEIFILTVMAYDRYVAICKPLHYMTIMDRDRCNKMLLGTWVGGFFHSIIQVALVVQLPFCGPNEIDHYFCDVHPVLKLACTDTYIVGVVVTANSGTIALGSFVILLISYTVILVSLRKQSAEGRRKALSTCGSHIAVVIIFFGPCTFMYMRPDTTFSEDKMVAIFYTIITPMLNPLIYTLRNAEVKNAMRKLWARKVFWQTTGK from the coding sequence ATGGCTTCAAGATCTTATTCCATAGGAGTAAACAATGTCACTGAATTCATTTTCTTGGGTCTTTCTCAGAACCCAGATGTTGAAGAAGTATGCTTTCTTGTGTTCTCCTTCTTTTACATGGTCATAGTGCTGGGAAACCTCCTCATTATGCTTACAGTTTGCACTGGTAATCTTTTCAAGTCCCCCATGTATTTTTTCCTCAACTTTCTATCTTTTGTGGACATTTGCTACTCCTCAGTCACAGCACCCAAGATGATTGGTGACCTGTTAGTGAAGAAAAAAACTATCTCCTATGTGGGGTGCATGTTACAACTCTTTGGTGTTCATTTCTTTGGTTGCACTGAGATCTTCATTCTTACCGTTATGGCCTATGATCGATATGTGGCCATCTGTAAACCCCTCCACTACATGACTATCATGGACCGTGACAGATGTAACAAGATGTTGCTGGGCACATGGGTGGGTGGGTTCTTTCACTCCATTATCCAAGTTGCTCTGGTGGTACAGCTCCCCTTTTGTGGACCCAATGAGATTGATCACTACTTCTGTGATGTACaccctgtcctgaaacttgcctgcacagatacttacattgttGGTGTTGTTGTGACAGCCAACAGTGGTACCATTGCACTGGGCAGTTTTGTTATCTTACTAATCTCATATACAGTTATTCTGGTGTCTCTGAGAAAACAGTCAGCAGAAGGCAGACGCAAAGCTCTCTCCACCTGTGGTTCCCACATTGCTGTGGTCATCATCTTTTTTGGTCCCTGTACATTCATGTATATGCGGCCTGACACTACCTTCTCAGAGGATAAGATGGTGGCTATATTTTACACAATTATCACTCCCATGCTGAACCCTCTGATTTACACTCTGAGAAATGCAGAAGTAAAGAATGCAATGAGGAAACTGTGGGCTAGAAAGGTTTTCTGGCAGACTACAGGAAAATAG
- the LOC118583115 gene encoding olfactory receptor 4C16-like, which translates to MQLNINVTSFFLLGLTQDPRRKNLVFAIFLFFYMRTLLGNFLIITTIKTSQALGSPMYFFLFYLCLSDTCFSTTVAPRTIMDSLRKEASISFSECILQVFTFHLFGSLEIFILILMAVDRYVAICKPLHYMTIMNRQVCGMLVAIVCVGSCVHSSVQIFLALSLPFCGPNEIDHYFCDLEPLLKLACSDTYVINLLLVANSGTLCTVSFLMLMVSYVIILYSLRNHSAEGRKKALFICVSHIIVVILFFVPCIFIYTRPATIFPMDKMISVFYTICTPFLNPLIYTLRNAEVKNAMRKLWNKKVSGDI; encoded by the exons ATGCAGCTGAACATAAATGTGACCAGTTTCTTTCTCCTTGGCTTGACACAGGACCCCAGGAGGAAGAACTTAGTGTTTGccattttcctgttcttttacaTGCGGACATTACTGGGTAACTTTCTGATCATTACTACCATAAAGACAAGCCAGGCACTTGGGAGTCCAATGTACTTCTTCCTGTTTTACTTGTGCTTGTCTGACACCTGCTTCTCTACAACTGTAGCTCCTAGAACGATTATGGATTCTCTGAGGAAAGAGGCCTCTATCTCTTTCAGTGAGTGCATACTCCAAGTCTTTACATTCCATTTATTTGGCTCCCTAGAGatcttcatcctcatcctcatggCTGTTGACCGCTATGTAGCCATCTGTAAGCCTCTGCACTACATGACCATCATGAACCGCCAGGTCTGTGGGATGCTGGTAGCCATAGTCTGTGTGGGATCATGTGTGCATTCTTCAGTTCAGATATTTCTGGCCTTGAGTTTACCCTTCTGTGGTCCCAATGAGATTGATCACTATTTCTGTGACTTGGAGCCACTGTTGAAACTTGCCTGTTCAGACACATATGTGATCAACCTTCTCCTGGTGGCCAATAGTGGGACTCTTTGCACAGTGAGCTTCCTCATGCTCATGGTCTCGTATGTCATCATTCTGTATTCTTTGAGAAACCACAGTGCTGAAGGGAGGAAAAAAGCCCTGTTCATTTGTGTCTCCCACATCATTGTAGTCATCTTGTTTTTTGTGCcttgcatatttatatatactcGTCCTGCAACCATCTTTCCTATGGACAAAATGATATCGGTGTTTTATACAATTTGTACACCCTTTCTCAACC ctctgaTTTACACACTGAGGAATGCAGAGGTGAAAAATGCCATGAGGAAGCTGTGGAACAAAAAAGTCTCAGGTGATATATAA